A window of Mercenaria mercenaria strain notata chromosome 16, MADL_Memer_1, whole genome shotgun sequence contains these coding sequences:
- the LOC128549396 gene encoding uncharacterized protein LOC128549396, which yields MLNKLQEEAVNLAITGHNLFINGPAGTGKTYTIKEVYHRLTALGKSVAITCTTGIACTNFDNACTLHRWSGINDGRYSSSEIVNILLSNEGALHRIRSTDVLIIDEVSMLSKKLFEQLVSIVTQLRDVIFSPTQNRVLAKREQVPLLLAYALTVHKAQGMTLDRVEVNCQQMYRPGQLGVAMGRVRSSDGLRVINFTPKVCIPQPDEIKGYLTMPYVEPADDFNCCTNISG from the exons ATGCTAAACAAACTGCAGGAAGAGGCAGTTAATCTGGCAATAACAGGCCACAATCTGTTCATAAATGGGCCAGCAGGTACAGGCAAAACCTATACTATTAAAGAAGTTTATCATCGACTAACTGCGTTGGGTAAATCTGTTGCCATTACCTGCACAACTGGCATAGCATGTACCAACTTTGATAATGCCTGCACCTTACACAGGTGGAGCGGCATTAATGATGGGCGCTACAGTTCTAGTGAAATTGTGAATATACTGTTGTCAAATGAAGGCGCATTGCATCGCATCAGATCAACAGACGTGCTTATAATTGATGAAGTATCTATGTTAAGCAAGAAACTGTTTGAGCAACTTGTATCTATAGTTACTCAGTTAAGAGATGTTA tattCAGCCCAACACAGAACAGGGTGCTAGCCAAAAGGGAACAAGTTCCGTTGTTGTTGGCGTATGCACTAACAGTTCATAAAGCCCAAGGAATGACTTTAGACAG GGTTGAAGTAAACTGCCAGCAGATGTACAGACCAGGGCAACTTGGTGTTGCAATGGGAAGAGTTCGAAGCAGTGATGGATTGCGTGTGATTAATTTTACACCAAAAGTGTGCATTCCTCAACCAGATGAAATTAAGGGCTACTTGACAATGCCATATGTAGAACCTGCTGATGATTTCAACTGTTGTACAAACATATCAGGGTGA